A window of the Hordeum vulgare subsp. vulgare chromosome 5H, MorexV3_pseudomolecules_assembly, whole genome shotgun sequence genome harbors these coding sequences:
- the LOC123452172 gene encoding magnesium transporter MRS2-I, translated as MAAAVAAGGEAAAAAAKKRAASRSWILFDAAGEERELDADKYAIMHRVDINARDLRILDPLLSYPSTILGRERAIVLNLEHIKAIVTSEEVLLRDPSDEDVIPVVEELRRRLAPSIAAQHNGKDNLSGQQDVEAAEEDESPFEFRALEVTLEAICSFLDARTTELETDAYPALDELTSKISSRNLDRVRKLKSGMTRLTARVQKVRDELEQLLDDDDDMADLYLSRKLAGASSPVSGSGGPNWFPASPTIGSKISRASRASAATIHGNENDVEELEMLLEAYFMQIDGTLNKLTTLREYIDDTEDYINIQLDNHRNQLIQLELFLSSGTVCLSLYSLVAGVFGMNIPYTWNDGHGYVFKWVVIVSGLFCAFMFVTIVAYARHKGLVGS; from the exons ATGGCGGCGGCTGTGGCGGCGGGCGGCgaggccgcggcggcggcggcgaagaaGCGGGCGGCGTCGCGGAGCTGGATCCTGTTCGACGCGGCGGGGGAGGAGCGGGAGCTCGACGCCGACAAGTACGCCATCATGCACCGCGTCGACATCAACGCGCGCGacctgcgcatcctcgacccgctGCTCTCCTACCCCTCCACCATCCTCGGCCGCGAGCGCGCCATCGTGCTCAATCTCGAG CATATAAAGGCGATTGTTACTTCTGAAGAG GTTTTGCTCAGGGATCCTTCAGACGAAGATGTTATTCCTGTTGTAGAGGAGCTCCGCAGACGACTAGCACCTTCAATTGCTGCTCAGCATAATGGAAAGGATAATTTAAGTGGCCAGCAGGATGTGGAAGCTGCTGAAGAAGATG AATCTCCCTTTGAGTTCCGTGCACTTGAGGTTACTTTGGAAGCAATCTGCAGCTTTCTTGATGCGCGCACTACTGAGCTGGAGACTGATGCTTACCCAGCTCTGGATGAACTGACATCCAAG ATTAGTAGCCGCAACTTGGACAGGGTACGGAAGTTaaaaagtggcatgacaagattgACTGCAAGGGTTCAGAAG GTGAGAGATGAGCTTGAACAATTattggatgatgacgatgacatggCTGATCTTTACTTGTCTAGAAAGTTGGCTGGGGCATCATCCCCTGTCAGTGGTTCCGGTGGACCAAATTGGTTCCCAGCTTCCCCAACTATTGGTTCAAAAATATCAAGAGCTAGTAGAGCCAGTGCAGCAACTATACATGGAAATGAGAATGATGTGGAAGAGCTGGAGATGTTGCTGGAG GCATATTTCATGCAGATAGATGGCACATTAAACAAATTAACAACG CTGAGAGAGTATATTGATGATACGGAAGATTATATTAACATTCAG CTTGATAATCACCGTAATCAGTTGATTCAG CTTGAGCTATTCTTGAGTTCTGGGACCGTCTGCTTGTCACTTTACTCATTGGTTGCTGGAGTCTTTGGTATGAACATACCTTACACCTGGAACGACGGCCATGGATATGTCTTCAAATGG GTGGTTATTGTATCAGGGCTGTTTTGTGCTTTCATGTTCGTCACGATTGTCGCTTATGCTCGGCACAAGGGCCTTGTTGGGTCCTGA